The DNA segment TAGCGGCGCGGGAGTTCTGCTGAATATCGGTCACGTCTTCCTGAATCATCCAATTCTTGTGCTGATTGATGTACACGCCGAAAATGGCCGAGAGAACGAGGGCGGTCATGAATAAGGCAATCAGCATTTCCACCATCGAAATGCCCCGCTCGCCGCCGCATAGAAATCTTATATTCTTCATAATTACCACCTATATGCTATCGGTTCGAATGTAGGCCGTGATATTATTATGGAGCGAATCGCCCCGCTTGTTCATCCAGGCCGCGGAGATATCGATCCGGCGCAGATGATTGGCGGAACTGGTGATGGTCCAGGTGCGCTGGATATCCGCGACCGTGTCGCGGCCATTGGTTAAATTCATTCCCGTCCGCAACTGCTCCAGTTTTTCCTGCAGAAGTTGGGTCGAACGGGTGGCCTTATTGGACCAGTCATTTCCCTCCAATGCTATCATCGCCATATTCAAAAGCATCAGAAGAGAGAGGGTCAGGATAATCACGGCAATCAGGACTTCCAAAATCGTGAAGCCGTCATTTTGAGATATCTTTTTCATAGATATTTTCCTTTTTCGATGCTCATTTGCCGGATATGTTTGAAAAAGGTCTGCCAAATTGAAACAAATATTGGCAAAAGGATTATTGTGGTTTTAAAATATTGTAACTAACCGCGTAACTTATTGACATTTGTGATCTTAAAGGGGGGAGGCAATTTGAGAAAAAACCGAACCGGAACTGACCGAAGTCGTCATGGGCGGATTCAAAAGGGTCATTTTCCCCTATTTTATTGCTTTGGATATGGGATTTTTCCCATAGAAAGAGGAGTTCTTCCAGAGTCTGAAATCGGGCTCTTTCCCGAATTCGGTTGAAAACGCTCCTGAAAAGATATATCTATATATCAATATTCGGATTACAGCATTTAAAGGAATAACAATATGAGTGAATATCATAAAATGTATTTGGGCGGCGAATGGGTCGATTCGGCACAAAAACTGCCCGTGCAGTCACCCTATGATTTGAAAGAAATCGGGACCGTGGCCCTGGCGTCAAATGCCGATTACACACGGGCCATCGAGATCGCCGCAAAGACTTTCGCCATCACCCGCGAATTGCCGTCGTACAAAAGGGAGGCGATCTGCCTGGCAATTGCCGCCGGGCTGGAAGAAAATATCGAGTCGTTCGCCCGCAGTCTGGTCCTGGAGGTCGGAAAAACCCACCGCGACGCCACTACGGAAGTACGGCGGGCCGTGAGTGTCTTTCGCACGGCGGCCGAAGAGGCCAAACGGATCGGAGGAGATATTATCGACATGGATTGGACGGCCGGCTCCGAAGAGCGTCTCGGTTTGATTCGCCGCTTCCCCCTCGGGGTAGTCGCCGGAATATCCCCCTTTAACTATCCCCTCAATCTGACCGCCCACAAAATAGC comes from the Candidatus Zixiibacteriota bacterium genome and includes:
- a CDS encoding hypothetical protein (Evidence 5 : Unknown function) encodes the protein MKKISQNDGFTILEVLIAVIILTLSLLMLLNMAMIALEGNDWSNKATRSTQLLQEKLEQLRTGMNLTNGRDTVADIQRTWTITSSANHLRRIDISAAWMNKRGDSLHNNITAYIRTDSI